The Flavobacterium jumunjinense genome includes a region encoding these proteins:
- a CDS encoding cytochrome P450, whose translation MKLQETESVQEKIRTLEDLPSPKAIPLFGNAHKTPPKDFNNVLEDWSRKFGEPYFWKFFSRPVVVFNEAESVKEIMRNRPGAFRRFSKVREIFNEMGIHGIVTAEGAEWRLLRTALAPAFNNRSLELFFPEFSDITERLMHYWKDKCQKEKTFDITADLKRYSVDITSIHLFNEDLNTIEKKDDTFHASIDIVFSAIYRRLNTPVPYWKLIKFPQDHKLDMAMKKIEGEINDLIAKARKKLENITDFSQVKGLMETMIIARDEEGSKRKLSDKEITNNLLLLMLGGEDTSANALTWMFYYLSRHQEIQEKVHQEAVSVLKNENLPRDKNHILNAFPYLRAVIQETLVLKSPTPFVILEANEDTIVSDIMIPEKTIVVVMNRISDMKRYEIEHHNDFDPERWLDVVNGEYTLKPNSNLNLAFGYGPRLCIGKSLALIEMVLIASMMVKNFKILPPKDEDYEIKEYFDFLLRPKGLEIEIVPRE comes from the coding sequence ATGAAATTGCAAGAAACAGAAAGTGTTCAAGAAAAAATAAGAACATTAGAAGATTTGCCGAGTCCAAAGGCTATTCCTCTATTCGGAAATGCTCACAAAACACCGCCTAAAGACTTTAATAATGTGTTAGAAGATTGGAGTCGGAAATTTGGAGAACCCTATTTTTGGAAATTTTTTTCTAGACCAGTAGTAGTTTTTAATGAGGCCGAATCTGTAAAGGAGATTATGCGTAATAGACCAGGTGCTTTTAGGAGGTTCAGTAAAGTAAGAGAGATATTTAATGAAATGGGAATTCATGGAATTGTAACAGCAGAAGGAGCTGAATGGAGACTCTTAAGGACTGCATTGGCTCCAGCATTTAATAATCGTTCTTTAGAATTGTTTTTTCCTGAATTTAGCGACATAACTGAACGGTTGATGCATTATTGGAAAGATAAATGCCAAAAGGAAAAAACTTTTGACATAACTGCTGATCTAAAGAGATATTCTGTAGATATTACCAGTATTCATCTCTTCAATGAGGATTTGAATACTATAGAAAAAAAAGACGATACCTTTCATGCCAGTATCGATATCGTTTTTTCTGCTATTTATAGACGTCTTAATACTCCAGTACCATATTGGAAGCTCATAAAATTTCCTCAAGACCATAAATTAGATATGGCTATGAAAAAGATTGAGGGTGAGATTAATGATCTAATAGCAAAAGCAAGAAAAAAGCTCGAAAATATAACTGATTTTTCTCAAGTTAAAGGGTTAATGGAAACTATGATTATTGCTAGAGACGAGGAAGGATCAAAACGTAAATTATCAGATAAAGAGATAACCAATAATTTATTATTGTTAATGTTAGGAGGGGAAGATACCTCTGCAAATGCTCTTACATGGATGTTTTATTATTTGTCGCGTCATCAAGAGATTCAGGAGAAAGTACATCAGGAAGCAGTTTCAGTTTTAAAGAATGAAAATTTACCTAGAGATAAAAATCATATTTTGAATGCATTTCCATATCTAAGAGCAGTAATACAAGAAACTTTGGTGCTTAAATCTCCTACTCCCTTTGTAATACTTGAGGCAAATGAAGATACAATTGTAAGTGATATTATGATTCCAGAAAAAACTATTGTGGTCGTAATGAATAGGATATCTGACATGAAACGTTATGAAATAGAACATCATAATGATTTTGATCCAGAAAGATGGTTGGATGTTGTAAATGGAGAATACACTCTTAAACCTAATTCTAATTTAAATCTTGCTTTTGGTTATGGTCCAAGACTTTGTATAGGGAAATCTTTAGCATTAATTGAGATGGTTTTGATTGCCTCCATGATGGTAAAGAATTTTAAAATACTTCCACCTAAAGACGAAGATTATGAAATAAAAGAATATTTTGATTTTTTGCTTAGACCAAAAGGTTTGGAAATTGAAATAGTGCCTCGAGAATAA
- the fabD gene encoding ACP S-malonyltransferase translates to MKKAFLFPGQGSQYKGMGKDLFDLFPEKVALADDILGYSIQDLCINDPLELLQETQYTQPAIYVVSALEYLNEKKIGNIPNFVAGHSLGEYTALFAAEVFDFETGLKLVQERGRLMSQAKNGGMAAILGLQKKEIEQILIDNGLEKQITIANYNTPSQIVVSGVKKEIIRAQSIFEEISSCRAYIILNVSGAFHSFLMQDAANSFEKYLKQFSFENSKIPVVANTTARIYEENVQDFLRDQITKPVLWNDTIQYMMGMGVTDFYESGPGNVLTGLVAKIKLEAPPLVIVEDKEETYYETNQLSENSTKAQQLGNESFKKDYNVKYAYITGGMAYGIASKELVVAMGKSGFLSFFGTGGLPLSTVEKTILFLKSELGEKYPYGMNLVHNPLEYQTIQMYLDYGIRVIEVSAYIQASKALVLFRLKGLKEKENGDVICENKIIAKISRPEIAKQFLLPPPKNLVNQLLDEELITSQQAYLSQFVSLADDICVEADSGGHTDQRSVFTVFPAIKELRNELESEVKYPEYIRIGLGGGIGTPESAAAAFMLGADFILTGSINQCTVEAGTSEAVKELLATMNVQDTGYSPAGDMFELGSKVQVLKKGVFFPARANKLYELYRRYNSIDELDEKTKNLLEEKYFKKSLQDVYEEVKIYHTKYKLDFEVKSEKQKMASIFKWYFSRSSKLALEGDKESIVDFQVWCGPALGAFNQWVKGTRFEDWKQRYVAEIAIFLMDETTQLLEERIKQITEKLKTVI, encoded by the coding sequence ATGAAAAAAGCATTTTTATTTCCTGGTCAAGGATCACAATATAAAGGAATGGGAAAGGATCTTTTTGATCTTTTTCCCGAAAAAGTAGCTCTAGCCGATGATATTTTAGGATATTCAATTCAAGACCTATGTATAAATGATCCATTAGAACTGTTACAGGAAACTCAATATACACAACCTGCTATATATGTGGTTAGTGCGTTAGAATATTTAAATGAAAAAAAAATAGGAAATATTCCAAATTTTGTCGCAGGTCATAGTTTAGGAGAATATACTGCCTTGTTTGCAGCTGAGGTATTTGATTTTGAAACGGGGCTAAAATTAGTTCAAGAGAGAGGTAGACTTATGAGTCAGGCTAAAAATGGAGGTATGGCAGCCATTTTAGGGCTTCAAAAAAAAGAAATAGAACAAATTCTTATAGATAATGGTTTAGAAAAGCAGATTACTATAGCTAATTATAATACTCCTTCTCAAATAGTTGTTTCAGGAGTAAAAAAAGAAATTATCCGAGCACAATCCATTTTTGAAGAAATCTCAAGTTGCAGAGCATACATTATTTTAAACGTAAGTGGTGCTTTTCATTCATTTTTAATGCAAGATGCAGCGAATAGTTTTGAGAAGTATTTGAAACAATTTTCTTTTGAAAACTCAAAAATACCAGTTGTAGCAAATACAACAGCAAGAATATATGAAGAAAACGTACAGGATTTTTTAAGAGATCAAATAACGAAACCTGTATTATGGAACGATACAATTCAATACATGATGGGAATGGGAGTCACAGATTTTTATGAGTCAGGACCAGGGAATGTATTGACAGGTTTAGTTGCTAAAATTAAATTAGAAGCACCTCCTTTAGTTATTGTAGAAGATAAAGAAGAAACGTATTATGAGACCAATCAACTTAGTGAAAACTCAACAAAAGCACAACAGTTAGGGAATGAGTCTTTTAAGAAAGATTATAATGTAAAATATGCATATATAACTGGTGGTATGGCATATGGAATAGCATCGAAAGAGCTGGTTGTTGCTATGGGGAAATCTGGGTTCTTATCATTTTTTGGAACAGGAGGATTACCACTTTCAACAGTAGAAAAAACGATTTTATTCTTGAAAAGTGAATTAGGAGAAAAATATCCTTATGGTATGAATTTAGTACACAATCCATTAGAGTACCAAACAATTCAAATGTATCTCGATTATGGAATTCGTGTAATTGAGGTGTCAGCCTATATTCAGGCATCAAAAGCGTTAGTATTATTTCGTTTAAAAGGACTAAAAGAAAAGGAGAACGGAGATGTTATTTGTGAAAATAAGATTATTGCAAAAATAAGCAGACCAGAAATAGCAAAACAGTTTTTACTTCCACCTCCAAAAAATTTAGTAAATCAATTATTAGATGAAGAATTAATAACTAGTCAGCAGGCATATCTTAGTCAGTTTGTCTCTCTGGCAGATGATATTTGTGTTGAAGCAGATTCTGGTGGTCATACAGATCAAAGATCTGTCTTTACTGTTTTTCCTGCTATTAAAGAATTAAGAAATGAACTAGAAAGTGAAGTTAAGTATCCAGAGTATATAAGGATAGGTTTAGGTGGAGGAATAGGAACTCCCGAATCAGCTGCTGCTGCTTTTATGCTCGGGGCAGATTTCATATTAACGGGATCCATAAATCAATGCACAGTTGAAGCAGGAACTAGTGAGGCAGTAAAAGAATTATTAGCAACAATGAATGTTCAGGATACAGGATATTCTCCAGCAGGTGATATGTTTGAATTAGGTTCAAAGGTGCAAGTGTTAAAAAAAGGAGTCTTTTTTCCTGCAAGAGCAAATAAGCTATATGAACTATATAGAAGGTATAATTCTATAGATGAATTAGATGAAAAAACTAAAAATCTGTTGGAAGAAAAATATTTTAAAAAAAGTTTACAAGATGTATATGAGGAAGTCAAGATCTATCATACTAAGTATAAACTTGATTTTGAAGTAAAGAGCGAAAAACAAAAGATGGCTTCTATTTTTAAATGGTATTTTTCTAGATCTAGCAAATTAGCATTAGAAGGAGATAAAGAGAGTATTGTTGATTTCCAAGTTTGGTGTGGTCCTGCATTAGGGGCTTTTAATCAGTGGGTAAAAGGAACTCGTTTCGAGGACTGGAAACAGCGTTATGTTGCTGAAATAGCTATTTTTCTAATGGATGAAACTACTCAGTTGTTAGAGGAACGGATAAAACAAATCACAGAAAAATTAAAAACCGTAATTTGA
- a CDS encoding 4'-phosphopantetheinyl transferase family protein translates to MKEIILVPLPNSYEWDLEKEKLILESISEDKKNRLLRFRDVKDRMRGLLAEIIIRETILNEYLARNEELVFDINEFGKPFLKSHDLNLQYSVSHSSEWIVVAFSNHSIGVDVERIRNFDLEIAESFFATEEVHLLYSEADKDFSFCKLWTLKESYMKFLGKGFYEKLDSFAIDYTNEPPSLIRSENNDSPRFDFLEGISGYCLSICSESLEKPRYCVLNHKKLIHNFLNRIN, encoded by the coding sequence TTGAAAGAAATAATATTAGTTCCTCTTCCAAATTCCTATGAATGGGATTTGGAAAAGGAAAAACTTATTTTAGAAAGTATTTCAGAAGATAAAAAGAATCGTTTGTTACGTTTCCGAGATGTGAAAGACAGAATGAGAGGTTTATTGGCAGAAATTATTATTAGAGAAACTATTTTGAATGAATACTTAGCAAGAAATGAAGAATTGGTATTTGATATAAATGAATTTGGGAAACCATTTTTAAAAAGTCATGATCTAAATCTTCAATACAGCGTATCTCATTCATCTGAATGGATTGTAGTGGCATTCTCAAATCATTCAATAGGAGTAGATGTTGAAAGAATTCGAAATTTTGATTTGGAAATTGCAGAAAGCTTTTTTGCAACTGAGGAAGTACATTTATTATACAGTGAAGCTGATAAGGATTTTAGTTTTTGTAAACTATGGACATTGAAAGAAAGTTATATGAAGTTTTTAGGGAAGGGATTCTACGAGAAATTAGATTCTTTTGCAATTGATTATACAAATGAGCCTCCTTCTTTAATTCGTTCCGAAAATAATGATTCTCCTCGGTTTGATTTTCTAGAAGGAATTTCTGGCTATTGCTTGTCTATTTGTTCAGAATCATTGGAAAAGCCCAGATACTGTGTGTTAAATCATAAAAAACTCATTCATAATTTTTTAAATCGAATAAATTAA
- a CDS encoding MBL fold metallo-hydrolase encodes MYIQEVYIAEQVKIITIRVTNNSGMINYCYLIVDIVTKYCCLVDPAWDLKKIKDLILLNNLIPKGVLLTHAHHDHVDLAFDFGTLYNIPIWISKDEAYYYNFYRDNLQTFKDNQKIYLGNLLVETWVTPGHTKGSSCFYINGHLITGDTLFVEGCGECKSDGANVNELYESLKRIRESCSDETLIYPGHSFGEKPGVTFKYVKENNIYLQFKDVISFSKFRMRKQQVGLLNFK; translated from the coding sequence ATGTACATTCAGGAGGTTTATATAGCTGAACAAGTAAAAATTATTACAATTAGGGTAACTAATAATTCAGGTATGATTAATTATTGCTATTTGATTGTAGATATAGTTACTAAATATTGTTGTTTGGTAGATCCAGCTTGGGATTTAAAGAAAATAAAAGACCTAATATTACTGAACAATTTAATTCCAAAAGGAGTTTTGCTGACTCATGCACACCATGACCATGTTGATTTGGCATTTGACTTCGGCACTCTGTATAATATTCCTATATGGATTAGTAAGGATGAGGCATACTACTATAATTTTTATCGTGATAATTTGCAAACTTTTAAAGACAATCAAAAAATTTATTTAGGAAACTTATTAGTGGAAACTTGGGTTACACCAGGACATACGAAAGGAAGTAGTTGTTTTTATATCAATGGGCATTTAATAACAGGTGATACATTATTTGTTGAAGGATGTGGAGAGTGCAAGTCAGATGGGGCAAATGTAAATGAATTATATGAAAGTCTAAAGAGAATCAGAGAATCTTGTTCAGATGAAACTTTGATTTATCCGGGTCATTCTTTTGGTGAAAAGCCAGGTGTTACTTTTAAATATGTAAAAGAGAATAACATCTATCTTCAGTTCAAAGATGTTATAAGTTTTTCCAAATTTAGAATGAGAAAGCAACAGGTTGGTTTGCTTAATTTCAAATAA
- a CDS encoding YegP family protein, whose translation MATFVITKRLNGLYKYELTSRKGKTIFTSNSFELRFECEEEIVRLKANLENLVYMRFRSGNGKFFFRIIFEDRQVAISRKYSTQLMLQKGINEIEKYGSMAEILDFSTSDDIFADVFGEEEKAN comes from the coding sequence ATGGCAACATTTGTAATAACTAAAAGACTAAATGGTCTTTATAAGTATGAATTAACATCTAGGAAAGGGAAGACTATTTTTACTAGTAATAGTTTTGAACTACGATTTGAGTGTGAAGAAGAAATCGTGAGATTGAAAGCAAATCTTGAAAACTTAGTTTACATGAGATTTCGTTCTGGAAATGGTAAATTTTTCTTTAGAATTATTTTTGAAGATAGACAAGTTGCTATTAGTCGTAAATATTCTACACAACTAATGCTGCAAAAAGGAATCAATGAGATTGAGAAATATGGATCTATGGCTGAAATTTTAGACTTTTCTACTAGTGATGATATTTTTGCAGATGTTTTTGGTGAAGAAGAAAAGGCTAATTAG